Proteins from a genomic interval of Pecten maximus chromosome 13, xPecMax1.1, whole genome shotgun sequence:
- the LOC117341184 gene encoding uncharacterized protein LOC117341184 isoform X1: MATMWIFLIALLPSFHSSVGVELTMTPSVVTVGEPLNLSCSVTQNRSQFASFNLANWTRIGFAKLLDGICMPTVRNTGEVCDKLCSCDEDGTSFSWVIPNVSEDWHNTGVRCYMATPGLQTSDVMIINVLSLSTSPGLTGPVTNEAMNSSTHAQTAGQGTTELMKNEGMVGNPSTNAVGVFCGIAVIFVLAVVGAVAVVYCKFFLLLFLLE, from the exons GTGTTGGGGTGGAGCTGACTATGACACCGTCAGTTGTTACTGTTGGGGAGCCTCTGAACCTGTCTTGTTCTGTAACACAGAACAGATCGCAGTTCGCCTCATTTAACCTTGCCAACTGGACACGTATTGGGTTCGCCAAGCTGTTAGACGGGATCTGCATGCCAACTGTACGTAATACTGGTGAGGTCTGTGATAAGCTTTGTTCCTGTGATGAAGACGGGACATCCTTCTCCTGGGTGATTCCCAACGTGTCTGAGGACTGGCACAATACAGGTGTCCGATGTTATATGGCTACTCCAGGCTTGCAAACGAGTGACGTCATGATAATCAACGTGTTAT CTCTTTCAACAAGCCCAGGACTGACAGGACCTGTAACCAATGAAGCGATGAACTCTTCAACACATG CCCAAACCGCAGGACAAGGAACGACCGAACTTATGAAGAATGAAGGTATGGTGGGGAATCCTTCTACAAATG CAGTGGGCGTCTTTTGTGGCATCGCCGTCATTTTCGTTCTGGCTGTTGTTGGAGCGGTAGCGGTGGTTTactgtaagttttttttattattgttccTGTTAGAGTAA